The Equus asinus isolate D_3611 breed Donkey chromosome 18, EquAss-T2T_v2, whole genome shotgun sequence region aaaaagaataaaaaggaacaccTGTAGTGGGACATCAATCACTTATAAATAGAAAGTGCGTTTGGAAATGGACCTAATTACATTGTGATCCCACCTGCGTCTAATAAAAGTCATTGGATTCCTTTCTATTATACTTGCATGTGAAGTTAccttttttactgttttgtttgcttgttttctcgGTATTTGAAGATTGCTTTCTAGTATTTGAGATGAATGAATTTTGTCCTGGATATATTTTCAAACATTGTGGAAAATAGGAGTAGAAAAATTTAGGTGACATGAAATCTCTTCACAAGCAGTAgttgtaaaattttgtttttggcCCATATTCTCTCCACATTTTTAGAGTGCTAAGAAAagtataaatgataaaaatctgaaaaagacaatGGAGGATGAAGATAAAGacagtgaagaagaaaaagataacgACAGTTacatgaaagagagaaatgatatTCCTTCAGGAACAAGTAAGCACTtgcagaaaaaagcaaagaagcaaGCCAAAAAGCAAGCCAAGGTGGGTAATTAGGAAGAAAAACTACACTTTTCTAATTTCGCATTTCAGACTACagctgcataatgacgttttggtcaacgatggaccgtGTATGCGACAGTGTTCCCACAAGAGTAGTACCatgcagcctaggtgtgtagtaggctatctaggtttgtgtaagttcaccCTGTGATGTTTGTACGTCAAAATCGACGCACTTCTCAGCACGTGTCCccgttaagtgacgcatgactatCTTCAGTTTGAAGTCTGAATGATGTTGGTAGACATgtctgttattttaaatatagcacTTCCATTTGGCAATTATAGAAGTAGCTCATTTAGTATTCTCTGCAGGGAAATTTCTTTGAGTATATGTGAAGAAAAGATTGTGCTTTTCTTTTGTGCAGAACTTttgacaacttttaaaaaaaattttaattcatttttaatgactttttgaGTTGTTAATACATTgacattcaaaaattttaaaatatataaaggtaTGCAATAAAAGTCCCCTCACCTCTCTCCTTTTATGACATGGATAACCACTTTCATTAGTGTCTTTCATGtctttttggaaaatatgatCAAATACAAATAGGTAgtcttgtttttccttccctgTAAAAATTATACACACTGTTCTGgaccttggtttttttttttttgtttgtatcttcttAATTAGATTCTTAGAGATCTTTCCATTTCAGGACACAAAGATTCATTGTTTTAacagctgtatagtattccatttcaTAGATGTATCATAGTTCATTTAACCAATTCTCTTTTGATTTAGGTTGTTTGTAGTCTTGCTGTAATGGCCAGTGCTGTAGTGAGTAACCCTGTACTTGTGTCAATTGTAGGGTACATTgtagttttgataaatgttatCTAACGGCCTTCCACAAAGGTTGTACCAGTATAGTCCCACCACGAACATGAAGCTTCTTGTTTCTCCTGACCCTTGACAGCGGTGTGTTATCAAACTTCTGGATTTCTGCTAGTCTGATGgatggaaaatattatttcaatgcaGTTTTATTTTCCGTTTATTTTAATATAAGTGAAGTTAAGCATAGTTATATGTTTAAGAGCCATTTGTGCTTCCTTTGAAGTATTCGTTTATactctttccccatttttctttcatatataacTCTATTTTTAGCTGAGGtacatcagaaaatatttgtgtcaTTTGTCCTCTGTGCCCTTCAGCCTTCTGGTATTGTAAGTTAAGCCTCACAGGGACTGTCCTTTTAGTTACAACCAAAAATGCTAATCCCTTGAGTCTTGAGGCAGTCCAGTCACAGGAGTCTCGATGAGATGCCTTTTTGCCCCTCTACTTGGAAATAGGCTGCAAATGGCAAAGAAGGTGACTTTAGGGAGGAAGTCCTTTATTGTCCTCTGTACACTGGCTTTCTTGCTTCCTCCCTAACTTTGGGCCATTTGTGTCATGGAATGTTTTCCTCTGTCCCTCTACCCAAAGCAGTCCTGTTCTGGTGCATTCTTGAGTTTTCAGtctgttttttatcttctcagtGAAACTTTGACCCAGTAGTTATAACTCACATGGATACGTCCCTTCCTGTTGTGTGTGTAGGCAGGCTCACCACGTGGTTTAATACTTGGCTACTTGGCTTCTCTTAGTCACTTCTCTTAGGACAGAGACCATGGCttgcacatttttatttcctccagTGTGACAGTTTTTGATGATTGGTGATTGTTTATTCCTGCTTTCAATTAAAGAACTTTTCTTCATAATTTGTTTGATCCCAGAGAGTAATGGAACATGTAGAATCAGAAGTCTGGGAGTAAACTTGTCCTTATTAACTTGCTTATTTTTGATTGATAAGTAAGAAAACCTGAtgtgctctttctctttttctccctccttctctctttctataaacaaacaaacaaacacattttgTACTTTTTACCCAGAACCAACGAAGGCAACAAAAAATTCAAGGGAAAGTTCTTCATTTGAATGACATCTGTACCATTGACCATCCTGAAGATAATGAATGTGAAGTTGAAATGTCACCTCAGGAAGAAGTGGATATGAATACCAACCATATCTCACAAGAGGAGCTTGTACATAAAGACTCTTACGTTAATCAGAAAGATTTGAATGGCCaagaaaaaatgatagaaattttaaCTGACAATCAAAAATCCACAGAGGAAGTAGATATGAAAAATACCAACATGGATAATGATCTGGGGGTTTTGGCATCTTCTCCCGCTGAATGTAGTAGGGATTTAAATGGTGCCCACCTGAAGGAAGGGAGCGATGGAGAAGTGGACATTTCCAGTAGTTTCAAAGACCTTAACTTGAATGCTGCTCTCCAGCCTGATGAAATAAATATAGAGATTCTGGATGACAGTCATACTCCTGGGACCAAGGTGTATGAGGTCGTAAATGAAGACCCAGAAACTGCTTTCTGTACTCTTGCAAACAGGGAGACTTTTAATACTGATGAGTGTTCCATCCAACATTGTTTATATCAGTTCACCCGAAATGAGAAACTTCGAGATGCAAATAAACTACTTTGTGAAGTATGTACCCGGAGACAGTATAATGGACCAAAGGCAAATATAAAAGGTATTTAGATTCTCTCACGGAAAGTAAAGTTCATGTTCCAGGGCACATTTTGTACTGCATAGGTAGAGGACTCCTCTTTCAATTGTCTCAGGATTTGGGTGGCATCACTAAGTTCCGTCTTCTGTGTAAATATGTTAGTAGAAGGTTGGATAAGCAGAACTTTATTGGAATGGCTAGTACTCCAGCAGCAGTTAAAATGGGACGGTTTGCTCTCCGACACCTCTCCCTGTGGGTAAACTGTTCCCCTGGGATATTATCACAACAGGATCCTTACAGATAGTGGCTGTTTCTTTCAGTTTCCTGTCAGCATTTGCGATGGCCCTCATCTCTGCACCAAGGAAGCCACACTTTAATTCATCACTGTGCTAAAGTGACATGCCCAGTGCAAAGTCCTGGGAGTACTGGAAGGATGGTGCTTTCTTACAGTCTACCTCCAATATGGAACAGGAGGATATTGATAATTCCCCTCCTCCCTTTGTTTTTGAGTCTGAGTAAAAGTGGGATAGGGAGCGATCATGGATTCCGAAGGATTCTTACTAGAATTGctgaaacattttaaagattttatttttcctttttctcccagagccccccagtacatagttgtgtattttcacttgtgggtccttctagttgtggcatgtgggacaccacctcagcatggcttgatgagcaatgccatgcccgcgcccaggatttgaaccggtgaaaccctgggccgccgaagcagagcacatgaacttaaccactcggccatggggccggtccctgtTGAAACATTTTAGAAGtctagctttttatttatttacatgttgaTACAGAAGGTAGATTGTGTTGATCTTACAGCAATTCTGTTTGCTTTTAGAGCAGGTGTGGGCAAACTGTGGCTCACAGGCCAAATttggcctgctgcctgtttttgtatggtctctgagctaagaatgttttttatagcttaacatttgaaaatgattttaCGGTGGAGAATGCTAACTTTGAACCCTAGTTAACCAAAATGTTAACTCTCCAAAAATAATTCCATTCTTCTTTTCAGTATACTGTAATCGTAttcaatcattattattatattttgaattccaTCAGTAAAAATTTGTGGAAGATTTTCCTTAATATGTAAATAATGACAAAATATCCTTGATTTTGCTTCTTGgtctacaaagcctaaaatatttattatctggtccTTTTCAGAAAGTTTACTGATTCTTGCTTAAGGTGTTTAAAATGAGTTTTATAGCAAATCTGAATGCTTTAGAGGTCTAAAATGATTTTCATACtgctaaaatttctttctttctttaggtGAAAGGAAACATGTTTACACCAATGCCAAAAAACAGATGCTAATTTCTCTTGCTCCTCCTGTTCTCACTCTTCATTTAAAGAGATTTCAGCAGGTACCCTTGTTTGCTAcccaaaatttcttttaaatatgtaaCATCTGCTTTATTTGTATTGTCTCAACATGGTGctggtttctttggttttctcttatttcttaattCTAACTTCAAAGAAGTaggaaagtaaaagaatgtaTATGGGTAAGACAAAAGGTTTGATGAAGATACATGTCAAGGTGGAGGAGAAATTTGGGCACAGTCCTTCCTCAGTTGTACTAGAACTCATGTTGCTCTTTTTAGTAATATAGCATCTTACTCTAACCTTaatttcaggttaaaaaaaaccAGTTTACTAGCTAtatctcacacttaggaaatttCATGATGTTTTCCTGTTTTGAgtgtggtattttatttttactgatcCTTGATAAAAAGACATTGGTACCTTGGAATTTCATCATTTTGGTGACCCCCATCTTTTCTGGAAGACTTGCTGTAAGCAGCACTAGTTTCAAATTCAGTTCCAAATTGCCAGAGTACCTTCAGAACGTCTTCCCTCCTATGGTTGGTATGGGCTTGGTTAATGAGGTGGGTCTCTGAACAATTCACTAAGCTTGGTTAGAGAGTGAGGCTGGGACTGTGTGCTTCCCAGGAAAGTATTCTACTGTGGCTGAGTTTGAAACACTCAAAACCTCTGGGCTAATCTGGTTTTTCTGGATGGCTAAACCAGAAACCTTGAGAATTTTCTCATGGGAGCAGCTTTCTTAATGTtttgggagtgtgtgtgtatggtgtgcaCTTAGCAAAAACAAACTAAGAATCAGTGGTCAGGAAAAATAGAGTTTCTTAGGAAGACTAAACTAGGGCTGGATGTTGGTGTTCTTTCTGGCTTTGGAGTGGGGCTGCAGTTGACAATGTGTACAGCTTTTCCAGGAAAAGAACTCAATctgttctctctcatttttagGCTGGTTTTAACCTACGCAAAGTtaacaaacacataaaatttcCGGAAATCTTAGATCTGGCTCCTTTTTGTACCCTTAAATGTAAGGTAGGTGAAAGTAGTCCTTTTGGAGAAACGCTTTCAGGGAAATCATAGCTTACCAAATACTCCAGCAGCAACTCACATAAGTGTGAAGTTGATACGAATTACTGAGTAGAGTGGGTCTTTGATCTTCGCACCTTTATAATTTTAAGATCTGTGATGAATCACTTTGAACGTTTGGTTGTTATTTCAATTCACCATTTTTTTGAACCCTCATTATTGTGGCAGACATTGTCTTGGGAGTGAGGGCACAAAACTAAAGGTGAGCAGATACATTCATGCATATCCCAATTTAATATGGTTTGGTGTTAAAATTGGTATACACAGAGCTGGGGTGGTATGCACTTAACCCAGCTCGTTGGTGGGTCAAGGAAGTTCTGTGAAGGTAGACCATGCCTCAACTAGTACTTAAAGAAGGAGTAAGAGTTAGTATGAAGAGTCAGGAAAAAACAACttttccaggcagtgggaacagcaggagcaaaggcacAGCAGCCTGAAATGGCAGGGTGGATGCTGGAGACTGGCAGTATAGGCAGTTCTAGAACTTACAGTACAAGGTCTAGGGAACGCTGGGAGATGGAGCCAGAGAAGTGAGATAGGGATGAGACTTCGGAGGATTATCATGGTGAGGAACCTGGGCTTTGTTAGGGATGCAGTGGGGAGCCACTGAGGAGTTTAAAGCAATGGGGTTACAGCCAGGTCTGTGTATTACATAGGTTACTTGCTGAAGCAGGGAGGCTGGATTTTTAAGAGGCAAAGACTAGAGACCGAAAAACTAGTTTGGATGCTGTTGAGTTAGATCAGTCAATAGATGATGAGGGCGTAAACTAGGGCAGGAGAGGGGGAGATTGAAGGAATATTCCAGGTTGTAAAATTAACCAGGCTTACGATCAATTGACTCTAGACAATGAGGCAGTGGCCTTTAAATGGAGGCTGAAGGTGGTGCAGAAAGAGGAGTTGATTCTTGATTCCCAGGGCCTGGTTGAGAACTAGGCAGATGGGGCAGGTGAAATGCCCTAAACTGAGTAGGAAATACAGGAAGAAGAGCAGATTGGGAGGTAGAGAAAGGATAATGAGTTCAGTTTTAGATACTTTGTGTTTCAGATATTTTTGAGATATTCATGgggctgaggcccagggcagagAGGTTAGGGCTTGAGATAAAGATTTGGAAATCAGTACATAGGTGGTAGTTAAAACCATGAGAGGATAGGATCCCCTGTGTAGagcatggagagagaaagaaaagagatggtAATGACAACTCTGGCGAGCATGTGGGTCTAAGAGGCGTAGGTAAAAGAGGAGGACACCACCAAGGATCTCACCGAATCTCCATGTTGAAGAAGAATTTGGAGAATCAGAAAAGCTATACTGTTGTTCTGTATATACTCAGATTTCAGATATTTAAGTATAAACATATTAATAAAGTCTTTCTGTGCCAAATTTAAAATGATGGAAATTCTCCGTTCCTCCCTTCCCAATTAAAAATTCTCCAAGAAGGGTATTCAGAGCTGGTGGGTAGAGtgaattgtaattatttttatgttatcaCCATAGGGCAGGGCCATTTTTGCTGGTAAACAGAAACCTTTGGTTGGATTAGTTTTGAATACAACATCATCAGGAATCCATATTTTGCTTAAAATGCCATTGCCCTGTGTTCAAGTTTCAAGCAAAGGAGTAAGTGGCTTCAGGGtcagaatatcagagaaaaaaactagaaagtaTTTATGGATTAGACAGCATAGAGGTCATGGcaaatttttcaaaaagtgtGGGTAACATCAATGggttgagaaataaatgagaatattggAGGTAAAGCATGTAGATATGTTAGAACCTTTGCTGAGAATTGGTGGATCAatgaagaactttttttaaagtcttgGAGACTTAAATAGGTTTGTAGGCCAAGAGAAAAAGCTAGAAGTTGAagatagagaaaagagagagagaactgattGAGCAAGACTCTGAAGGAAGCCGGAAGAACTAGGATGAGGACACAAAGTTGGGAGTATTGTCTCTGAACAAGAGAGAGAGGATACTGCATCTTCCTGAGAATGGGCAACTTGTAGTTGGGTAGGTTGTGTCTCAGTTTTCCTGAAGTGGGAGATGAGGTCAACTATGGAGAATAAAGGGTTGGGAGATAAGGAGAGGCTAAAAGAGTAGTGAAAGGGTGGGCCAGTTCCTGTGAAGGACATCCATGGAAGTGGCAGCTAAGAACGAGTTATAAGGTTATATGGTCATATTGAGGACCCTGATGAGGTAGAAAATCATTAATTTACCAGTCTGCACACTGTTGTGTAATTTTGTTCCCTGGCAATAGTAGGTGTCTGGGTGTGGGGTTGGGGAAGGTAGGTTGTAGCATTCAGAGTAGGGTTTTGTGAGGAATTGGATGTGGTGGGAAGATTAGTGGTGGGTGTTGAGAGATTACTTTTGAGAGTGATACATGTGGTCtaagttctcaaactttaatgtgctaTGAATCATCTGGgaatcagtaggtctggggtggggtctaagattctgcatttctaataagctctgaagtaatgctgatgctgctgttccATTACCACGTTTTGAGTAGTGAAGATACAGACTTTCTGTAGGATTAGGCTAAAAGAGGCTTCATAGGCCGGGAGAGAATGAGGATTGGAGGATCCTGTTAGGTTGAAGAGTATAGGTGAGTTGAAAGTTTGAAGAATGGAAGAAATGTGGACTGAGACTAGAAATTAGTAAGATTTCTGAAGTCATACAGTTCTGAGTGATGACCAGTTCTAGAATACAGTCCTGGTTGTAGTTGGCTCCTATCGGGCTTATTGATGGACACTGAAATCCCTGACGAAGCCAACTGGATTTGGAGTGAAGTGTAAAGTTCTTCAGTGAATAGGGGGCTGTAGATTAAAGAGATGACAGTAATATTGAAAGACAGTGATGCCTGTTCAGGAGGACTTTTTAGAAGAGAACATAAATGGAGTAGTCGTCTGAAAGTCGTCCCCAGCTGGGAGAAACATGTCCGTGTTGCCAGCCCAATGGGATATGGGGTCTTCAAAGAATAAGCagcctctgctctgggtggggaAAGTGAGCACGAGAGAGGTTCAATGTGCTTCTCACCAAATCCCTAGGGGGCATTTGAAAATGTGAGGGGTGGTTTTTGGCAAGAGCTCAATGCTGTCCTCTTGCTGCTAAAGGCTTACATTCTGGGCAGGAACTAGAATGATAGAGTTGTGGAGGTATTTTGGAATTATCTGATCCCAAGACTCCCAAGGACTCTGGCGAGTTCAGTTTGGTTATTTAAGTATCTGGGCCAGGAAATTGATTATAGCAAGCGGCCTCTGGTTTATGTTCTTCCAGCAGAGAAACAACAATGGCAACTTTCTAATAAAAACACAAGTGTGACACTACTCAGGCTTTGAAAAGGTAGGGAGAAAATAGTAGTAAAGTTCAGCTTCATGAATGATTTCTGCATTCCAAAAGTAAGGGTTAGAGACCCTTTCATAGTTTAAAATTATCTTGCCAAGGGCATCTGTGTGAGACTAAAACTAACTTTTGAATtccattcatttttaaagaacgTTGCTGAAGAAAATACAAAGGTACTGTATTCCTTATATGGAGTCGTTGAACACAGTGGTACCATGAGGTCAGGACATTATACTGCCTACGCCAAGGCACGAACTGCAAATAGTCATCTCTCTAATCTTGTTCTCCATGGTGATATTCCACAAGGTAAGAAGTCTGGAAAATTCTAGTATTCAGCAGATTAtggcaaaagcaaaaaataatcaACTTgatctttccatttatattcaattttacattttctcaacAGATTTTGAAATGCAATCAACCAAAGGGCAGTGGTTTCACATCAGTGATACACATGTGCAAGCTGTGCCTACAACTAAAGTACTAAACTCACAAGCGTACCTCCTATTTTATGAGAGAGTACTCTAACAGTTTCAGAAAGCGCTTTCTCTGGAAACATGTTTATGGCTTTTATAATGgctgtaataataataaagtaaagaCTACCTGTAAATCATGTTCACTTAAAATGAAATACATGCCAGAAGGAAGCAAGTTTATTGAAATACTTAAGGGAAAATACCTAAAGTTTACAGTGGTTTTGTATTGTCATGGTggttttttcctgcttcatttctggaaaggattcagaATTAAGTCCTCTGCACTTAAGTGTGTCTGGGTGGTGGGCTGCAACACATCAATAAACTGACTTACCCCCAAAACTTGTTTTATTACTTAGAAGATTTTAAGTTGTATTGACTTAACCCTACTAGGTGACattctaaaaaatgtttgaaTGACTGGCTAATGAAACTTCAAGTgtgttaagttttttaaaaagtgttactTTGATAGGTATAGATTTGAGAGTAGTAGTAATTGGGAGAAACACATAATTATTCTGATGCCATACAGTGTGCATAAGCTGGGCCTGACTGCACTTCCTTTGTGCAGTTGTTAACTAACCCAAGGTAGACACTCCTGGGACTCAAGTAATTGGGTACCAGATGCCCTTAATGCCAGCATGCCAGAGCAAGCCTGTTAACTGTCCTAATAAGTTGTTTTTACCCAAGCCAATCAGTGTTTTCAAGTTGCATGCAATCCTAGGAGCCTTAAGGATACCAAGCCTGTCTAAACTTCctgcaaggttttttttttggtgaggaagattggccctgagctaacatctgtgccggttttcgtctattttttgtatgtgggatgctgccacagcgtggtttgatgagtggtaagtaggtccatgcccgggatatgaacctgcgaaccctgactgccaaagcagaatgcgtgaacttaaccactgtgccactggttCAGCCCCAAGGTTCTTCATTAGGATTTGACATACAGTGAACCCTAGGCAAGAAGTATCATTCCTAACACTTGTTGAGTTTATGTTAAGACCCAGTCAGCCATACTGCTTCCAAAATTCCTCTGAAATACCAAAAACAGTGTACAATTGCAAAGTTTTATTTCAGGACCTTATATAACCAACATACAGTGGCACCTGTCCTGTATAATTagttaatttaactttttaacaaTGTTCTTAGCTTTTTCAAAACTCCTTACTGATTTTAAGGAAAAGTAAGATCTGCTTTATGAAAACTTTTTAATTCATACATGTTAGGAAATACAACTGTAAATACATCACAAGTATTTTTGTACTTTGCTACTAGAATATAAGGCAGCCATTCAACAAATCATTCATTACTAATTGAAACAAATCACCTCTAGCCTTAAGTTTTCCAGAGCTTtgaaaaaaacactcaaaatcTAGTTCAGGGGTTGACAGACATCTGgtagataaatattttaggcattgcAGGCCATTTGGTCTGTCATAACTAAATTCTGCCATTCCCTTGTAGAAAGCAGCAGCAGACAGTATGTAAGTATAtgagcatggctatgttccaGTAAATCTTGGGTGCAGAAACAAGCGGCAGGCCAGACAGAAATTGGAACAGGCCCCTAATTACTTACGTGACTTGCCTTAGGTCCCACAGCTAATTTCATTAACAAGGTTGAGACAGGTCACTGAGATAAAAGAACAGAGGTCACCAGACTGAGGCTTTTGGTAATAACATGTTTATTATATCATCCAGTCAAGGATACAAACATGAAACACTTCTTAATTTAAGGAGAATATGAAAACATCAGGCAATTCCTAGAGTACTACTACAAATACAGCCTTCACCTACAGTAAAAATTAAGCCATTCAGTCGTTTTGGTCATCATCCCAGTCTTTCTTCCCACTTGGAGGCTTGGGCCCACCGGCTGGCTTTGCCATGATGAtctatgaaacaaaacaaaaatcctaagAGTATACCTACAAACTCAAcctttagaaagagaaagaatatttttctgtgaGCTCGATTCAAGATTAAGCAGTCATCTTGACACTGCATGTGAAACACTGTAGCATGACTGTTAGCTTCCAGCAGTGCGAGAGTTTCCTGCTGCTTTTGTGGTCGTTAACAGCAACAAAATCTATACACATTAGTGAAGGGCATTCCAAGACAGGTACTTCAATAACCCAATGagctaaatgtgaaaaatatttgcatgCATTACTGGCATAAATCAGTTTGGCACCTGATTTGCTATTTATATGAGGGTCATCTTCCCAACCATCTCTATCCCAATTTCCTTGTGGTTTAGGAGCTTTAGATCCACCTGCTAGTTTTACCATTATAATCTAAAGTggttgatatataaatatatatatattaagttcAACACCGAAATGTTCTAGGTACCTATAAATGAGAACCATTCAAATGGCAAGAAGTATGTTTATAAACAAAAAACTCAAGCACCCAATTCCCTGGTaactcaaaaaaacaaaccaggaGTCTCTAATTTATCTGCAATGCACTAAACCCAGCATTTTCCAAGTATAACCATCTAGCATTTTTACAGGATTtatgtttagggaaaaaaaggggGTGGTGACAGCTTTGGGGTCAAATAAATTTCAAAGCAAAATGAAGCTGAAACTGAACTAGTTGGCTTTCCTCAAAGTAGAACCCTCAAATTCTAATATACATTCTGAATCTCAAAACTGGAACTACTTATTTGTTGCTTCCCAAATTTATATGATTAAGAGATCTTTCTGTATGCCATCAAGGGGTCTGGCTTGTATCTCAAGAAACACAAACTAAAACATCTTCACTACCACCTCCAATAGATTCCACACCCTTTTCAGAAACTTCAAGAAATCTAAACCTAAAATTCTTGGCATAACATTTTACTAATCTACAGTAAGTTCAAATTGAATTAAAAGCATTAAGTATAATTTTAGAACCGAAGTAtagcttgatttttaaaaaagtacctagaacagtagttctcaaactttagtacATCATAATTATCAGGAGGGCTTATTTAAAACAGACTGCTGGGCCTCCttccagagcttctgattcagtgggtctggggtggggcccaagaatttctgtttttaacaagTTCTTAGGTGACGGTGATACTGTTGATTTGGGGACCATAATTTGAGAACTAGTGAAATGAATTTTTGAACAAAGATTAATCCAGCTCTACATCATCATCCAAAGCCTAGACCTTAATTTGCAAGTCACTTTCCAGAATATATACTATACAAAATTACATACAACTATCTTAAAGCATACAAGCTTACAGAAACAAACTGGTTCACGTAGTGGGATAGGTTCTTCAGATACAGATTTTACATACAGGGTGCCAAGACCAGGGGCACATAACAAGGAACATCCTCACTCACCGTAAAACAAAAGACACCCTTCCCAGTTTAAAACCAAAATTCACAAGTGCCTTTCTGACCAAAGCACTTGTTATAATTATTGTCTCGCTTGGATAAGTGACATTCAAAAAGTTCCTCAGTTCAGAAACTTGCACTATTACAATTTCTGTTTACCTCATGCTTCAGGTTACTTAGCTTCCCCTGTCCCCTTCTATTTTAACTTGTAGGACAAACATTTCCTTAGCCTTCCATTATCTTTACTTAAAAACTCCAAAAACATATTCTTCCACTAAAAACTACCTGATACATCAATATAAGAACACCCTATTAACACACTGAGTACACGAACATccaatttctgtttatttccaaTGAGTTGAAATGAGATATCCAGTTCCACTTTTGGTCATCTTGAGTTAAGAGTAAAGTTCTTCCTTTTACTGAGGGGAAATTAGTTTTGCTGTAACTACCACCAACTAGTCCTTGTTGTGCTTAGAATACATCTAATTTCCTTTCCATTAATTTCTACCTATAACTTGCCTCTTCTAAGATTAATTTGGCGTGATTTTCACGTAATGGATTTATACTGTGTTTCCCACAGTTATAATTTTCTATTCATTAATTAAAGATAATTCATTGCTTAACAATCGGTTCTATAATTTCTAGGAAAATGGATTTAAAGTTTactagaaaacattaaaaaattttttttttaaaaaattatgaattctGGTTTATCTCTTGAACCCACAATAGTCTTTACCACTTTTCCTCTGTCACAATTCCTCAAGAAAATGGCAgaaatactattatttttaacaCCTTTAAGATCTTTCAGTACCTCAAGACATAATTTGTCACAGCAGAAAAAATTTCAAACGCCCTGCTCCTATCATCTGCACGGACAACTGGAGGCTTCCTTTT contains the following coding sequences:
- the USP16 gene encoding ubiquitin carboxyl-terminal hydrolase 16 gives rise to the protein MGKKRTKGKTVPTDDSSESLEPMCRHIRKGLEQGNLKKALVNVEWNICQDCKTDNKVKDKSEEETEENPSVWLCLKCGHQGCGRNSQEQHALKHYLTPRSEPHCLVLSLDNWSVWCYLCDDEVQYCTSNRLGQVVDYVRKQAGITTPKSAKDNGNIELENKKLEKESKNEQEREKRENMAKENPSTNSPSQITVKGLSNLGNTCFFNAVMQNLSQTPVLRELLKEVKMSGTIVKIEPPDLALTEPLEINLEPPGPLTLAMSQFLNEMQETKKGIVTPRELFSQVCKKAVRFKGYQQQDSQELLRYLLDGMRAEEHQRVSKGILKAFGSSTEKLDEELKNKVKDYEKKKSVPSFVDRIFGGELTSTIMCDECRTVSLVHESFLDLSLPVLDDQSAKKSINDKNLKKTMEDEDKDSEEEKDNDSYMKERNDIPSGTSKHLQKKAKKQAKKQAKNQRRQQKIQGKVLHLNDICTIDHPEDNECEVEMSPQEEVDMNTNHISQEELVHKDSYVNQKDLNGQEKMIEILTDNQKSTEEVDMKNTNMDNDLGVLASSPAECSRDLNGAHLKEGSDGEVDISSSFKDLNLNAALQPDEINIEILDDSHTPGTKVYEVVNEDPETAFCTLANRETFNTDECSIQHCLYQFTRNEKLRDANKLLCEVCTRRQYNGPKANIKGERKHVYTNAKKQMLISLAPPVLTLHLKRFQQAGFNLRKVNKHIKFPEILDLAPFCTLKCKNVAEENTKVLYSLYGVVEHSGTMRSGHYTAYAKARTANSHLSNLVLHGDIPQDFEMQSTKGQWFHISDTHVQAVPTTKVLNSQAYLLFYERVL